Below is a genomic region from Dioscorea cayenensis subsp. rotundata cultivar TDr96_F1 chromosome 14, TDr96_F1_v2_PseudoChromosome.rev07_lg8_w22 25.fasta, whole genome shotgun sequence.
AACTCTCTTTCCCtcaaaaagaaagtaaatagccaaaaccatacaaaataaataaataaataaataaaatagcaagACACAAGTTGCAAGCTCCATCCCAAACTAAACCACCAAAATAATGCAACTCTCTTTCCCtcaaaaagaaagtaaatagTCAAAAccataccaaaaaaataaaaataaaaaatcaaattaattaaccaCAAATCCCACAAATATAGTGttgaaaaaaagataataaacaataataatatataacatctCTTAATTAAAAACCAACAGACAAAAAATAAGTTCCATTTCtatcaaaaccaaaatttttccaaataaacTACTTTCCAAAACCATCACCCAACAAATTAAGAACATAAATATTAATCCAACCAACCAAGAAAATATCTCAAAATCATTACAAAATAGATCAAAAACCAACATTTATCTTAAAATCAACCAAACCTAGCACCCATCCGAGTGATTAGTGATTTGTATGTTTTATTAACTTGCTCACATCTATGTTTCTAGATATTTCATTTGTAGATGCTAATAGCTAATTTTCAGAAAGTATGCTAAAAACTACAAACTGCAATATTATAAGAGCaggaaaattagaaaaagattCGATACTTACCTAAAAGGATCTAAATCATTGTCATCATCCTCACTACTTTTAAATTCCTCCATCTCATTGATGTTTACATCAATGTCTTTCATATACACatcttcatttgttttcttatttcttcCAATAGATTATGAATCTATTACTTTTGCAGCAATGTCTTCCCTATTCAAAGGTCTTTCTCCATTATCCTCAATCTGGAGAGTCCTATCACTTTCATGAATTTTAGTATTTTGATCAATGTTGGCATCCAcatcaaatatttttgaattttcattatCGAACATCAAACAAATAACTATGATGAAACTTTTATACCACTTTCTAATCTCTCCCCAACTTGATGTCATccaaataaaaaccttaatttgCTTGAATTGCCAATATAAAAGGGTCATTCTCATACCAAAATCTAGTAACCATGATGTTGGTTAAATGACCATCTTTATGAATTCTTCTCTTACCACCAAGGTCGAACCACTGACACCTAAAAATAACAACCTTCCAATCTTATATATAATCCAATTAAATAATATCAGTCAAAACACAGTAAAAGTCAATTTCATCGGCTTCATGATTCCCTTCAACAACTACACCACTGTTTTGACTTCTCAATTAGAATTCATGCTTCTTTTTGTGGAACCTAACCCCATTAACAATGCAACCAGTGTACTTTCTAACATGCATATATTAATCACAAGCTAGTGCAAAGATCTCATCAAAACTTCTTCTAAACCTTGATTTCACAATGAGGTAATCTACAATTTAAAATGAAAGTATCAAATATCAAGATTTCTTTTCCCAGTATTATAGTAAGTATGGTTTAGCTTCATCACAATTATTTAGAATATACAACTGAATCATTTTAAACTCTTGCTCTGATAAGATGTCAAATTTGAAGCACCAAAAGGATGAACAATTGttgaaaaaattgataattgtcGATCATTCATGTTCTTCACTCCATCATAGTTTTCCTCCTCTCAATTAAATTTAGTATCAATTCCTTACAGATACATAGAACAAAATGTTGAGCATTCAGTATAAAGATATGATTCTGCAATGCATCCTTCTAGACAAGCTTTACTTTGCACATATGCTTTCAACTTAGTTAAGAACCTgccattaaacaaaaaataatattattacgcTCAAAGTGTTATTCCAAATCtatactttattttaatattataaatttcacTTTTCTATGGGATACATCCATCGGTAATATGCATACCCTCCAAGCATGGCTTCTTGTGGCAAATGTAGGGCTAAATGCACCATCACATCAAAAAAGACAGGTGGAAAAATTTTCTCAAGCTTGCACAAAATAATGACAATATCAGCTTCTAAATCCTTTATATCAACATATGCAATAGCAAAATTATCAGacataaaatattatgaatatgaAGATGGGTCAGTTAGTTTTAAAACACAAACCTATAATAGAAATGTTAAAATTGAAGAGATTATTGATGATGATTATGACCAATTAAATCTTGACTAATGGAAAGcttaattaaatagttatatCCTAATTATAATTGGGAAGAAGATTTCTTAGAAATACCAACAGATATAGATGATGTGCATTTCCTAATAGAATGTAGAAATGAATATAATGAGTATCctaaaaaagttaaaatgaaGAATATCTTttagcagaagaagaagaaattgctAGGCAATTAGAGAATACAGATAttgatgaattaataaaaaaattcagggATAGTAGATAACTATGATGAGATACACATGAATATGCAAAGTGTAGGAAGTAATAATCAAGCAAGTTTTAGTAATAATCAATCAAGTACCAGTTCATCTAGCCCAGCAAGGTTAATAACTACTGAAAGTAGTTCAAGAACAACACAACCTCTTAGACAACAAAATATTTATGAGTTTTATAATTATCCAGAACAATCTTATAAAACTTTTAGCAGAAGAGGAAGACTAGATCCCTTAGAAGTAATAAGAAACATGGCACAACAGAATTAACCTTAAAACCATCTTTAAATTCGATAATACAATCTAAGTTTAAGAGCTTGTTATCACTATAAGTATTCTATGATAATgctatttcttcttctatttctaCTAATTCTTCACAACTTTcgatttcttcttctattgctttattttttattttttatttatttatgtgtatgagattataattttatatggtctagtATAGTTCTTTGTTTAGTACTTATCTTTATTCTCTAAACTATTTTTCATAGAAGAATTCACCAAACTTTTAGAACTCAAACTTTTAAGAATATAAACTTGAATTAAGGATGTTCTATCCCTGATAAACTTTTTGAACTATACATTTTAGCTGGATATGCTTTAATTCCTTGTGACCCtaagattttcataattttatcattACTAACAGTATATCTTATTTcactattatttgatatttgcccaataaaaatctttttaagtaatatattaggttttgtattaataatattatatccTTTAGATTGTATTACtagtttaatattttcatataatgtaTATAGTGTTATTAAAAATACTGGGAGCATAtaagttatttcaaaattatttgtcatatcTACTTCAGCTGTTGCTATCTGGGCTTTAGCCATATTATCTATTTGACTATTATCTACCAATGATAGTGCTAATTTAGTTCATAATCCCAATCTATGTAATCCTGTTATAGTAAATACCATTAATCCTAAATGTACTAAGGAGTAATTAGCTTTTACTAGTTTCTTGTAAGATTCTGCTGTTAAGAAATCAATAACTATTTCCGCATTATCATTATTACAACATATttccatttcatcatatcctttatatattttattttagaaataaaaaataccatGTTTATATAATTGTTCACCTTGTACTAGTTTTAGATTTTTCTCCTTAATCCTTTTAATTTGGTCCACTGGTGTACCAATTGTTTCTAGTGTCCTAGTAtgtctaattttattaaatgaattaaacctTCTCATATTATTCACTAATCTAACAATTTCTAAGGgcatttttattcataaaatgttctatttaaatatttttctctagtttcaaacccataattatccattatttttcctaataatttgatatgataatattttacttGTTATTTAACACTATAATCCTTAAAATCTagtcttattaatttatttcctaaAATTAAGTCAGAGGCTTCTTCGAAGTTCTtagaataaataacttttttaagtcttccatttttaatttttatatcatgtTATATCTGGAAATCCTACTTTCATTCCTaggtttttctttaattcttctttTGACCATGTTACAAAAGGAGATCTACCTTTCTTAGTTACTTTTAGATTTGTAAACTTTTTAGTAATTTCCTCTATGTCATTTTCGTTTCTTATTTAATGTCTTAATAATCTAATTGTTTCTGCTAACATTAATATTATAACATTAGTTtctctaataattattttttcacctATTACTTGTggttcattatataaattattttttttgtctaaTATTGCTACAGGCTTATCTAAAAATACTTTAGTTTTTCCAAAAATTTCTTCTACAATATCCATTACTGAAAGTTAACTACTGTATGTAGTTTCATTATTATTTCTCATTCTTTCTATTGCTCTTAAGTATTCTaatctataatttaatttactaattttatttGGTAATTCTTTTAATATGGGATCATTTCgcatcattttttataaatgtaattttcaaaatgatcatttaaGGCTATTTTAAGCtattttctatatatactcTATTTTTTGTCTTTAAAGTATATTCTGGCATATTAAATCCATGAAGAGTCATATGGTGTTATCTCATATGCTtctatattgtttatataattattgtgttCAATTTCCCTTTTTATTTCATCTAATTTTTCTAAGTGATTCTTATGTTTATGAGCTAAATCTCTTAATCTTCTTACTTCTATAGATTTTCTAGGCATATGTTGTAAATATCTTTTTTCCTAATGTTCATTTTCTACTTTGATAAGCTGTGTATTAAacatttctatttctttttctaagGTTAAGCCTGGCATGTTTATTCTCCTATTAtcttctttatatgttttgttaATTCTACTTGTATGTTATTGATTTTTTCTACCATAGTTTTTAGGCGACTAAGTTCTCTATTAATAACTTCTAATGTTTAAGAGTCACTTGCCTTATAATATGATTTTCTAATCCAGTTTTGATATAATCTAATTTAGTTAATATTGCTAAGATATTTTGATGGTTTTGCTTCAATATACTAGTTGCTAAtgcatttttttctaataaatgtactctttgaaaaaaatttcttctaagattttaaattgttgttctatttttatattagttgTTTCTATGGAATCtactaattttaaattacttaatTCTTTTGTATTTATAGTTATACTTTATTTTGATAGATTATTTTATTAAGTATTACTACGATCGTGAGCATTTTTGCTATAATTATGCTAATAGTTATTGCTAAAAGATTTAAGTATTATTACTAAGATTAATAAACATTGATTAGTATTGCTAAACATCAtgctaataattttttgataaaagtaataagTATTGCTAAAGTATTTGATAGATAATTTAGATGCCTTTGGTTGAACCTATTCCATGCAAATATCATTGTTTATTTGACAATAACTACTTGTGTATTATAAAGATGTATAACACTTAAGTCAACCAGTACTCAATTCCAcacttataaataaaaataaaaatatagaaaacccAGCTTCTCCACTAAACTcaaaatcttatttattatttttcccccTACTTATCCTCATCTGTCCGCCACTAAAACAAAAAGtttctttacaaaaaaaaagtcattacaaatatataaaaaaacatcaatctaTTTTTAGCcttattttgtaatataaaatatcaacaaaataaggaataaaataaaagagtttttattttatgtctTTGCCATTGAAAACTTCATTTCAAAAAATTACATAGTAGAATTATTAACATGCATAGTTTGCCTAATTGCTCAGCCATTACAATGATGGTTGCATTGAgccattttaatatttgttactgtctttcatattttatctatttaataacaatttatATTGATTCGTGTGttatatattagattttttttattatgtattgcATATATTTGTCATAAACAAAATCTTATCTTATCTaatgatatttattatattttcttcaaaatcaatatatttttatcacaagATGATTTTGTGAATTATATTATATCGTTAAAAACTAACATTATTTTTTagagataaatataataatttatttacattaaatatCATGCACATATATTTCATTCCTTCACACTTTTAAAGAGATAACCCAATATTTTGGCTATAAAAgtctcttttattttcatacaaacaattaataaaaaaactaattacattatatattatcaacaattttattttttattttaaaaaaataaataaaccatattttattaaaaatttaaaaaacaaattaagatgACAAAAAGACAAACCAAACTACTCTGACCGGGCCTTTGGTAAAACTAAGtggtataataatattattcaaaaaaaaatatcaacataaaaaaaaatgttccttTTCCACTAGAACTACAAGTCTCATCTATtaaaaaacactaataatatatacaaaagtatatatatatatatatataaagaaaagaaaaaaaaaagaaaggaaaggaaaaggcCATAAAACTATTTGAGTTTGTTTTGTGCAACAGCTTGGCATAACTCATCTTCATAAAGTAAAACTCTGCTGGAATTGATTGGCTTGCAAACAAGTCTTGGCACTTTCTTTTGTGGAGCATTGTTTGGAGGATTTGAGGGCTCTTGAAAAAGAATAGCTGCCACTTGCTTGGTCTCCATTGAATTTGACTTGTGATTCCGAGGGGCAGGTTTTGGTGCTTTGGGAGTTTGTGGGATTATCTTCTTGGCCTCATTTCCTCCTTCATCTTTGCTGAAGAacataaaattaagaatttacATATATGCCCTTGTCAAATagtgtctatttttttttttttacaaatgtacACGGACCAAGGGGACTGTCAAACATGTACAATTCTTGTGCTCAAGCTGATTAGAACCGCCTCCTCAAAAGGAGGAACACATTGTGCTAATAGACCATTggctaatatatgtatatacatatatttgctATTGAATATATACGTAAAATAGTGTTATTATTATGcatataatctttttttttttatgaatgtgaacAAACCAAGAATAAGAGGCGGGAACATGTCTATACTATATGTCTAAAGTATAGAGCACAGctacaaactcaacaatacaTGTGCCCTCACCCTGAATAGGTTAAGACACAAACACTTTAATCTAATGCTAATAGACAAAATAGTTGTTAATGTTGGCTTTACATATAATCTTGTATCCgtgcgtgtgtatatatatatatatatatattttttttttgaggtaaGGCAACAAGTGCCAACCCTCATGGGCGTACATGGGGCAGGGGTATCGCCGCCACGTCCTCACTCTCTGGAAAGCGGGGAGCGCGGTTCATGGGAATCGAACTCGCGCCTCCCCAACACGAGGGGACTCGGGGTACCGCTGGGCTCCTCACCCGTTGGTATATATTCAATAAcacttttttaaaacaaaatatatgtatattcaacTATATGTTTGCATAGCAATGATGTACTTTCACATATATGCACCAAAATAGGTTTAGGGACCTAAATTCgcttattttctaaattttgaagTTTCACATATATGCACAATAGGTGAATTTACGTATATattaaccctaaaccctaaacctaaaccctattttttacatatatgtGAAACTTCAATATTTACTTCACCTTTGATATGCAAAAAGCtgaatttacatatatatatatacccttgtaaacCATTGAATATATAATCTTAGTGAGTATGTGTGTCACCATATTTATGTACAAAGAATGTAAAGAATGTaaaggtaaaaaaatttaaaagttttaaatagagttaaagaaaaaaaaaaacaaaggaaagtaACCTTAGAAAAGGCCAATGCTCATTTGGCAAAGGTGTCTTTGTTAGTAGCATCTCTTGCCTTGACCGGTCTGGTGTTGTGTAGTTAAAGTAGCTTTGCCTTGCTAACACCACCTGAAATTTATTCTACCcatcaaattaatataaaaattatatattgaatACGTCAACTATGTAGAATATCTATAGtctgagaaaattaatgatAGAGAGCAATAGAGTCAGCAACAATGACAAAATCATGTATGTTCGTAGAAGACATggcctcatatatatatatatatatttatatgaagattttttttttcttacataaaattattgtcgtaaataaatagatttattaAAGCTTGGTTtgattttaatcttaaaaaCTCAAGTATTGGTTAATTTATagcttgattttatttttaatattctaaataaattataaattatttttcaaaataataatatattcatatattctGCTACTGACTCagttaaaaattaattctatGCTTGAAAAGCAAGATCAAAGTTTTATGAAATTCTGAAGAAAAACAAGTCTTTAATAAGGAATTTCCAAAAGTGTTCTTTGATGATCATGAAATGAGCTTTTTGCTTTCTGaattttccaaaaaagaaaaagaaaaagaataaaagaaatgaagcaaTAATCATAGTTAATCATGACACAAATAACTCATTGAAAACTTTTATCATTACAAACAATGAAAGTctcacaattaaaaataaaagaaaattatatatatatatcaattgaaAATCTTTTGAATGAACACAAAATCTgctaaaaaaacacacttacaGCTCTTTGAATTTTCCGGGAAACATGAAACACTGCTCTCAATTCATCATGATGCaaataacacaaaattttaaccttcaaacaaaaaaaaaatcacaattaatctccaaacaacataaataaataaatatgtaattttttttttctgcaatgTCATACCAATATATCCAATGGAAGAGATTCAAGCATTGACAAAGAATGTGGCTCAAAATCATCTGGAGTTTTCGGTATGAATACATTTAATTTTGAAGGAGAACTTGGAGGTGTATTTATCTTAATATTTTCATCTTTGGTGGTGCCGATATCGATATCGATATATGACGATGATTTCGTCGGAGTTTTGCTGCAGTTTAACTTCATGCATTTTGTTTTGGCCCTTTTCACTCTTTTTTTCTGCTTGAATGCCATTGATCATACAACTTTTCTCATTTCtgcaaattaaaatcaatgaatTTCATTCATCAtgttgcagaaaaaaaaaattttcatgaatttgcttccaatctaaacaaaaaaaaaacaacaacaaagatttAAAAGTAAACCaataaaacagaaacaaaaaatCCAATCTaaacaacataaaaatcaaatagaaaCAGAAAAACAACCCTCTTAAATCCTAaacatttcattaattaattagtgtCAAGTGT
It encodes:
- the LOC120276282 gene encoding F-box protein At4g35930-like, translating into MAFKQKKRVKRAKTKCMKLNCSKTPTKSSSYIDIDIGTTKDENIKINTPPSSPSKLNVFIPKTPDDFEPHSLSMLESLPLDILVKILCYLHHDELRAVFHVSRKIQRAVVLARQSYFNYTTPDRSRQEMLLTKTPLPNEHWPFLSKDEGGNEAKKIIPQTPKAPKPAPRNHKSNSMETKQVAAILFQEPSNPPNNAPQKKVPRLVCKPINSSRVLLYEDELCQAVAQNKLK